The region GTCAGAAACTGATGGAAACGCTGAAAGAAGGCACGGTCGTGACCGGCGTCGTCAAAAATATCACCGACTACGGCGCGTTCGTGGATCTGGGCGGTATCGATGGCCTGCTGCACATCACCGACCTGGCATGGCGCCGTGTACGTCACCCGTCGGAAGTACTGACGGTTGGCCAGGAAATCACCGCCAAAGTCCTGAAATACGATCAAGAGAAAAACCGTGTTTCGCTGGGCGTGAAACAACTGGGCGACGATCCTTGGACCGGTCTGTCCCGTCGTTACCCACAAAGCACCCGTCTGTTCGGTAAAGTAACGAACCTGACCGACTACGGCGCATTCGTTGAAGTGGAACAGGGTATCGAAGGTCTGGTACACGTTTCCGAAATGGACTGGACGAACAAAAACGTTGCTCCTAACAAAGTTGTCCAACTGGGCGACGAAGTAGAAGTGATGGTTCTGGAAATCGACGAAGAGCGTCGTCGTATTTCGCTGGGCATGAAACAGTGCAAAGCCAATCCATGGGACGACTTCGGTGTTACCCATAAGAAAGGTGACAAAGTCCGCGGCGCGATCAAATCGATCACCGACTTCGGCGTGTTCATCGGCCTGGCCGGCAACATCGACGGTCTGGTGCACCTGTCCGACCTGTCCTGGACCGAAACCGGCGAAGAAGCCGTGCGTCGCTTCAAGAAAGGTGACGAACTGGAAGCCATCGTTCTGGCCATCGACGTTGAGCGCGAGCGCGTTTCCCTGGGCGTCAAGCAACTGGAAGGTGACCCATTCAACAACTTCGCAGCCATGAACGACAAAGGCTCGCTGGTAACCGGTACCGTTAAATCGGTTGAGCCTAAAGGCGCCGTGATCCAACTGTCCGAAGAAGTTGAAGGCTACCTGCGCGCTTCCGAAATCTCGCGCGACCGCGTTGAAGATGCTG is a window of Janthinobacterium rivuli DNA encoding:
- the rpsA gene encoding 30S ribosomal protein S1 produces the protein MESFAALFEESLSRQDMRSGEVISAEVVRLDHNFVIVNAGLKSEAFIPVEEFKNDHGELEVKVGDFVSVAIESLENGFGDTILSRDKAKRLASWLALEKAMESGEIVVGTVNGKVKGGLTVLTNGIRAFLPGSLVDTRPVKDTTPFEGKTLEFKVIKLDRKRNNVVLSRRAVIEASMGEERQKLMETLKEGTVVTGVVKNITDYGAFVDLGGIDGLLHITDLAWRRVRHPSEVLTVGQEITAKVLKYDQEKNRVSLGVKQLGDDPWTGLSRRYPQSTRLFGKVTNLTDYGAFVEVEQGIEGLVHVSEMDWTNKNVAPNKVVQLGDEVEVMVLEIDEERRRISLGMKQCKANPWDDFGVTHKKGDKVRGAIKSITDFGVFIGLAGNIDGLVHLSDLSWTETGEEAVRRFKKGDELEAIVLAIDVERERVSLGVKQLEGDPFNNFAAMNDKGSLVTGTVKSVEPKGAVIQLSEEVEGYLRASEISRDRVEDAGTHLKVGDTVEAMVLNIDRKARGIQLSIKAKDNVETQEAMQKMAATDNNAASGTTSLGALLKAKFDNKN